The genome window GTAGAGCGGCGGTCTCCAAAACCGCATGTTGGGGGTTCGAGTCCCTCCTGCCCTGCCACTTTTTGATGCCGCTTCGACGAACCGCGAAACCTCGCGGTTCTGTCATCCGGACGGCGTTTACCCCGGTTTTTCCGAGGTGTGAGGCAAAAATGGCCGCTAAACAAAGCAATGATGCACCTTCCGCCAGCAGCGGCAACGTCTTTACGACGTTTCGCGACTACCTTACGGAGTCCAGGGCGGAAATAAAGAAAGTCACCTGGCCCACCAAAAAGGAAGCCAGGGTGACCAGTATTGCCGTTCTGATCCTGGTGGCCGTTATGTCCGTATTTCTCGGGCTTGTGGACCTCGGCTGGACGAAGATCGTCGAACTTATTCTTTCGTAGGGCGTATCGTCATGATGGAACAGGAAAACACGCCCAAAGCACGGTGGTACATCGTCCATACCTATTCCGGTTTCGAGAACAGGGTGGATCTGACCATCAAGGAAATGATGCGTACCGGGCAGGACCACGGCCTCATCGAGGACGTGATCGTCCCCACCGAGCGCGTCATTGAACTTGTCAAAGGCGAAAAACGGACATCCACCCGTAAGTTTTACCCTGGGTATATCATGATCCGCATGGTCATGACCGACCATTCGTGGCATCTCATCCAGTCCATACCCAAGGTCACGGGATTTGTCGGCGGCAAGAACCGCCCGACCCCCATGCGTGACTCCGAGGCGACCCGGATCCTTGAAATGATGGAAGCCCGCCAGGAACAGCCGCGGCCCAAGTTCAGCTTTGAACGCGGGGACGATGTGCGCGTTATCGACGGCCCTTTCAGTGGTTTCAACGGCACGGTGGAAGACGTAAACTACGACAAAGGGAAACTTCGGGTTTCCGTTTCCATTTTCGGACGGCAAACCCCTGTGGAGCTTGATTTTGTTCAGGTTTCCAAAGAATAATCGCAGCATTCCGGTGCCGTCCATCGGATAAGGAAAAGTATCATGGCCAAGAAAGAAGTAG of uncultured delta proteobacterium contains these proteins:
- a CDS encoding Preprotein translocase, SecE subunit: MAAKQSNDAPSASSGNVFTTFRDYLTESRAEIKKVTWPTKKEARVTSIAVLILVAVMSVFLGLVDLGWTKIVELILS
- the nusG gene encoding transcription termination factor (Evidence 2a : Function of homologous gene experimentally demonstrated in an other organism; PubMedId : 10383769, 1532577, 2137819, 7505669, 8422985, 9571053, 9600841; Product type f : factor) produces the protein MMEQENTPKARWYIVHTYSGFENRVDLTIKEMMRTGQDHGLIEDVIVPTERVIELVKGEKRTSTRKFYPGYIMIRMVMTDHSWHLIQSIPKVTGFVGGKNRPTPMRDSEATRILEMMEARQEQPRPKFSFERGDDVRVIDGPFSGFNGTVEDVNYDKGKLRVSVSIFGRQTPVELDFVQVSKE